The following are encoded together in the Parabacteroides chongii genome:
- the ruvA gene encoding Holliday junction branch migration protein RuvA: MIEYIKGDIVELTPTQMIIECAGIGYGLNISLTTYSAFSGKPTGKIYVYEVIREDAHLLFGFAQKAERELFLLLTSVSGVGPNTARMILSSLPPAELIQVIANKNETALTSVKGIGQKTAQRILVDLKNKVKAGDTIAGAGAPVAGGNGAVAEEAVAALVMLGFQKAASQKVVSSILKSSPMLAVEQVIKSALRML, from the coding sequence ATGATAGAATATATTAAGGGGGATATCGTAGAGCTTACTCCCACACAGATGATCATCGAATGTGCAGGGATTGGCTACGGACTTAACATATCTCTGACTACATACAGCGCTTTCAGCGGGAAACCTACCGGGAAAATTTACGTATATGAAGTGATACGTGAAGATGCCCATCTTTTGTTTGGTTTCGCCCAAAAGGCTGAACGCGAGTTGTTTTTATTGCTGACATCGGTATCCGGTGTCGGTCCTAATACGGCACGTATGATCTTGTCTTCTCTTCCTCCCGCCGAATTGATCCAGGTAATTGCCAACAAGAATGAAACAGCATTGACCTCGGTAAAAGGAATCGGGCAGAAAACGGCACAACGCATTCTCGTCGACTTGAAAAACAAGGTAAAGGCTGGAGATACGATTGCAGGTGCAGGAGCTCCTGTCGCGGGTGGAAACGGTGCGGTTGCCGAAGAAGCGGTTGCCGCCCTTGTGATGTTGGGATTCCAGAAGGCTGCTTCGCAAAAGGTAGTCAGTTCAATACTGAAAAGCTCGCCGATGCTGGCTGTAGAACAAGTGATAAAAAGTGCACTCAGAATGCTTTGA
- the sprA gene encoding cell surface protein SprA, with protein sequence MKTRKTFTYIIGCVILLFGASMFSLNADYLTYTAELPDIQLLEGQDMPDGKDTVPETRYPVSKTVPENFEDLSKRSPMDLRDPENVKTAVEYDINTGRYVVRTRLGEKDLTTPINLSPEEYQEYSMLQSLRSYYRQKNEEEFQKEADKKFNLADMQFGIGAAERIFGPGGVRVRTQGSAEVMLGLKRNSTKDPSLPERARSNTIFNFDESVQLNVQASVGSKVNFDMNYNTETSFDFDSKKLKLAYTGEEDEIIKSLEAGNVSMTTSNSLINGGAALFGMKADLQFGKLRVNALFAQQNSESKTVNSKGGVQTKDFELKIDEYDENRHFFLAHYFRNNYDASVANLPQISSKVNITRLEVWVTNNRGNYDQARNIVAFTDIGENKREYIYNNNEFPATIPNSELPANGANSLYNRMITEFAGARQISQVDNVLKGFTGGSEYEEVESARLLDPNSEYTYDKQLGYLSLNMSLQESQVLAVAYEYEYTDNTGTKRTGRVGEFSDSDPTNPSNCLYVKLLKGVNMSPPMKYWDLMMKNIYSLGAYSVQKDKFRLDVLYQSDTTGTYINYLPESANNKQVWIRLMGADRLNKQNEKHPDGYFDFVEGYTVQPATGRVIFPSIEPFGSSLKEKLVKYVSPAVADKYVFQELYDTTQTAARQIAEKNKFIMRGEYKASSASEIQLGASNVARGSVRVTAAGATLTENVDYTVDYTSGTVTILNESIIAAGTPVSVSLENQTAYNMQRKTMMGLDLNYQFNPDFSLGATIMHMSEMPLTTKTTFGDESINNTLWGFNIAYKTESQWLTNAFDKLPLLNLTKPSQIAFTGEFAHLIAGHYENKYTGGYSYLDDFESTQSGFDLLNPYPWKLASVPWDNSPEALFPEADRTNDITYGKNRALLAWYYVDGLFTRRNSSQAPQHIRNDKEQLSNHYVRAVYVDELFPDRDQGYNETSTIQALNLAYYPNERGPYNLDADLVNSDGTLQNPEQRWGGIMRKIDQSDFETANIEYIEFWMLDPYIYEEREGEIIKGGDLYFNLGEISEDVLKDGKKFYENGLPIDGDRSRIDSTVWGLVPKQQSTVYAFDNTAGARARQDVGLNGLSAEEERDYPAYREFMDKLRGKLTPEVIGEMEKDPYSPLMNPGTDKYRYFRGRELDDNSVSILERYKRYNGTEGNSAENGTTGERYDTSASKNPDVEDLNQDNTMNKNEKYFEYKVSIHPDDLEVGKNFIVDKKITYPKIPNGDNDGGQKKDPATWYLFKIPVKKYNRSVGAISDFKSIRFMRMYMTNFSKPTILRFGTFELVRGEWRSYEQDLSDPKVPPRVNGSLEVSSVNIEENSRRTPIPYVTPPGVSRQTDPSQPQLRRENEQALSLKVTELAPRDARAVYKTTSYDLRQYKRLQLFAHAEALPDSADKYTPLADGDLSVFIRLGSDYKNNYYEYEVPQKVTQPNQAAYTAEDVWNPTYNTLDFPLELLTNLKLNRNKKKRAGEQGITFNTVYSETGEGYKVSIIGNPSLSEVKTIMIGVRNYGSNDVRSGEIWVNELRLSEFNEEGGWAANANLNVAVSDLATVNVGGRIETAGFGALDQSLAERRIDDFTQYNVAANIEWGKFFPEKAKVSIPMYYAYSKDQTKAKYNPLDQDIKLNDALDAVDTKAEKDSIKSFAIDQTVVKSISFNNVRADIRSKTPMPYDPANFSIGYSFSQTKRQNSETEYETTKDYRGNFAYNYTPYAKPFRPFQKIKKNNGYTRYIKQFSLNYLPSNISFQTAMMRNYNEMQLRDLENTGYKPEVTFSSEFYWDRAFSLRWDFTNNLNMTFTSGTNARIEEPYVQVNKELAPDRYQVWKDSVKQSIADLGTPLKYDQTFNVTWNMPLQYIPVMDWVNSSITYNAQYNWDRGAVTDTEYELGNTITNQRQIDWQGSLNFQSLYNKNKFLKKVNQKFSATRTAAKKKEKKEIKLEKDIQLNMDSGTVVQHGMFTKKVRITARGADGKVYAIKYKPINYAQVMILNQDTAHLKLTIKPGPKATEDFLYKAAEHASRFLMMVRRVNIQYATTAGMSVPGFSPMIGDIFGQGRSPFGLTPGLGFAFGAVNRDFLYDAKDRGWLIENTNNINPAVMTSAKNLNIRANLEPITGLKIDLNANRVDTRSTDIQYMYSGMPELTGGNFTMTTIALGSFFKGIGNAENNYSSKSFDKFIENREIIAQRLENRYAGTNYPSGGFLGQNGYGGQPYNPGSNNEQGVSRNSGDVLIPAFLAAYTGKDPNKISHSPFPALRSMLPNWRITYDGLIRIPAIKKYFKTVMLSHQYRCTYNVGAYETYSTWVDAGLGDNLGFIQNASEKPIPSSPYSISSVSLTESFSPLLGVDATMLNNITIRADYTTTRNLNLNISSYQIVEALSNKYTIGLGYKFAEFNKILKMKKTRDFSNDLTVRLDFSYNKMQSLIRKIEDSFTQATSGNVAKTIQFSADYGLSRALTLRAFYDLQINEPLISNAAYPTSNSNYGVALRFSLAQ encoded by the coding sequence ATGAAGACAAGGAAAACATTTACATATATTATTGGATGTGTTATACTGCTATTCGGGGCAAGTATGTTCTCTCTGAATGCCGATTACCTGACTTATACGGCTGAGTTGCCGGATATTCAGTTACTCGAAGGGCAGGATATGCCCGATGGGAAAGATACAGTACCGGAAACCCGCTATCCGGTATCCAAAACCGTACCGGAAAACTTTGAGGACCTGTCCAAACGGTCACCGATGGATTTACGTGATCCGGAGAACGTTAAGACTGCTGTCGAATATGACATCAATACCGGACGATATGTAGTCCGTACCCGCTTGGGTGAAAAGGACCTGACTACGCCGATCAACCTGAGCCCGGAAGAGTATCAGGAATACAGCATGCTGCAGTCGCTCCGTTCTTACTATCGGCAGAAAAACGAAGAAGAGTTCCAGAAAGAAGCGGACAAGAAATTCAACCTGGCGGATATGCAGTTCGGTATCGGTGCGGCAGAACGGATATTCGGTCCCGGCGGCGTACGCGTACGGACACAGGGATCGGCTGAAGTTATGCTAGGGCTAAAGCGTAACAGTACCAAAGACCCTTCACTGCCTGAACGTGCCCGAAGCAACACCATCTTCAACTTCGACGAAAGCGTGCAGTTGAATGTGCAGGCTTCCGTCGGTTCGAAAGTAAACTTCGATATGAATTACAATACGGAGACTTCTTTCGACTTCGACTCCAAGAAGCTGAAACTGGCTTATACGGGTGAAGAGGATGAAATCATCAAGTCACTGGAAGCCGGTAACGTATCGATGACGACCAGCAATTCACTGATCAACGGCGGCGCGGCGCTGTTCGGTATGAAAGCAGACCTTCAGTTCGGTAAACTGAGGGTTAACGCGTTGTTTGCACAACAGAACTCCGAATCCAAGACGGTAAATTCCAAAGGGGGCGTACAGACAAAAGACTTCGAATTGAAGATCGACGAATATGATGAGAACCGCCACTTCTTCCTGGCGCACTATTTCCGTAACAACTACGACGCTTCCGTTGCCAATCTGCCGCAGATTTCATCCAAGGTGAACATCACACGTCTGGAAGTATGGGTTACCAACAACAGAGGTAACTATGACCAGGCACGTAATATCGTTGCGTTCACGGATATAGGTGAAAATAAAAGGGAATATATCTATAACAACAATGAATTTCCGGCAACAATACCTAACAGTGAACTACCTGCCAATGGTGCCAACTCTTTATACAACCGAATGATCACAGAGTTTGCCGGTGCCCGTCAGATCAGCCAGGTGGACAACGTATTGAAGGGTTTCACCGGAGGTTCCGAATACGAAGAAGTGGAAAGTGCCCGTTTGCTGGACCCGAACTCCGAATATACCTACGACAAACAACTGGGATATCTGTCTTTGAATATGAGCCTACAGGAAAGCCAGGTACTGGCTGTTGCCTACGAATATGAATACACGGACAATACCGGAACCAAACGAACGGGAAGAGTCGGCGAGTTCTCTGACAGCGACCCGACCAATCCCAGCAACTGTCTTTACGTGAAGTTGCTGAAGGGTGTCAACATGTCTCCTCCTATGAAATACTGGGACTTGATGATGAAAAACATCTATTCGCTGGGAGCTTATTCCGTTCAAAAGGACAAATTCCGCCTCGACGTTCTTTATCAAAGCGATACGACCGGTACTTACATCAACTATCTGCCGGAAAGTGCAAACAACAAACAGGTCTGGATACGTCTGATGGGAGCAGACCGCCTGAATAAACAGAACGAAAAGCATCCGGACGGCTATTTCGACTTTGTGGAAGGATACACCGTACAACCGGCTACCGGTAGGGTTATCTTCCCCTCTATCGAGCCTTTCGGTTCCAGCCTGAAAGAAAAGCTGGTGAAATATGTCAGTCCGGCTGTCGCAGACAAGTACGTATTCCAGGAACTGTACGATACAACGCAGACTGCCGCCCGCCAGATCGCTGAAAAGAATAAATTCATCATGCGTGGTGAATATAAGGCTTCTTCCGCCTCTGAGATACAACTGGGAGCCAGCAATGTGGCACGTGGTTCGGTTCGCGTTACGGCTGCTGGTGCCACTCTGACGGAAAATGTGGATTATACGGTCGATTATACTTCGGGAACTGTAACGATCCTGAACGAAAGTATCATTGCCGCCGGAACCCCTGTAAGCGTTTCGCTGGAAAACCAGACGGCTTATAATATGCAGCGAAAGACGATGATGGGGCTCGACCTCAACTACCAGTTCAATCCCGACTTCTCGTTGGGGGCCACCATTATGCATATGTCGGAAATGCCGCTGACGACAAAGACAACGTTCGGCGACGAGTCCATCAACAATACACTGTGGGGATTCAATATTGCCTACAAGACAGAAAGCCAGTGGCTGACAAACGCATTCGACAAACTGCCGCTACTGAATCTGACCAAGCCCAGCCAGATCGCATTCACCGGTGAATTTGCCCACCTGATAGCCGGGCATTATGAAAACAAATATACCGGAGGTTATTCTTATCTAGACGATTTCGAGTCTACGCAGAGCGGTTTCGACCTGTTGAACCCGTATCCGTGGAAGCTCGCCAGTGTGCCCTGGGACAACAGTCCCGAAGCTCTCTTCCCGGAAGCCGACCGGACAAACGATATCACTTATGGTAAAAACCGTGCTTTGCTGGCGTGGTATTATGTCGACGGATTATTCACGCGTAGGAACTCCAGTCAGGCACCTCAGCATATCCGTAATGATAAAGAGCAACTATCCAACCATTACGTCCGTGCCGTATATGTAGATGAATTGTTCCCCGACAGAGACCAGGGTTACAATGAAACGAGTACGATACAGGCTCTTAACCTCGCTTATTATCCGAACGAACGTGGTCCGTATAACCTCGATGCCGATCTGGTCAATTCAGACGGTACATTGCAGAATCCGGAACAACGTTGGGGAGGTATCATGCGGAAGATCGATCAAAGCGATTTCGAGACTGCCAACATAGAATACATTGAATTTTGGATGCTCGACCCTTATATCTACGAAGAACGGGAAGGTGAAATAATCAAAGGCGGTGACTTGTATTTCAACCTGGGTGAAATATCGGAAGATGTGTTGAAAGATGGTAAGAAGTTCTATGAAAACGGTTTGCCTATCGACGGGGACAGAAGCCGGATCGACTCTACGGTCTGGGGACTTGTTCCGAAGCAGCAAAGTACAGTCTATGCATTCGATAATACCGCCGGTGCACGTGCCCGGCAGGATGTCGGACTCAACGGCTTGTCGGCTGAGGAAGAACGGGACTATCCTGCTTACCGGGAGTTTATGGATAAGCTCAGAGGCAAGCTGACACCTGAAGTCATTGGAGAAATGGAAAAAGACCCCTATTCTCCGTTAATGAACCCGGGGACAGATAAATACCGCTATTTCCGTGGTCGTGAGTTAGATGATAACAGTGTCAGCATTCTGGAACGTTACAAGCGTTACAACGGAACCGAAGGCAACTCTGCAGAGAATGGAACTACCGGTGAACGCTACGACACCTCCGCTTCCAAGAATCCGGATGTGGAAGACCTGAACCAGGACAACACGATGAACAAGAACGAGAAGTATTTTGAATACAAAGTATCTATTCATCCGGATGATCTGGAAGTAGGAAAGAACTTCATTGTGGATAAGAAAATAACTTACCCTAAAATACCCAACGGGGATAACGACGGAGGACAGAAGAAAGATCCGGCAACCTGGTATCTCTTCAAGATTCCGGTAAAGAAATATAATCGCTCCGTCGGAGCCATCAGCGATTTCAAGAGCATCCGCTTCATGCGTATGTATATGACTAATTTCAGTAAACCGACCATCCTGCGTTTCGGAACGTTTGAACTCGTACGCGGTGAATGGCGTTCTTACGAACAGGATCTATCCGATCCGAAAGTGCCGCCAAGAGTCAACGGTTCGCTCGAAGTCTCTTCTGTGAATATAGAGGAAAACAGCCGTCGTACACCGATTCCTTATGTAACCCCTCCGGGAGTCAGCCGTCAGACAGACCCGAGCCAGCCTCAGCTGCGTCGGGAAAATGAGCAGGCGCTCTCTTTGAAGGTAACGGAATTGGCCCCTCGGGATGCACGTGCCGTTTATAAAACGACCTCTTACGACCTGCGCCAGTACAAACGGTTGCAGTTGTTTGCCCATGCTGAAGCTTTGCCTGACAGCGCAGATAAATATACACCGCTGGCGGATGGTGATCTGTCTGTATTCATTCGTTTGGGTTCCGACTATAAAAATAACTATTACGAATATGAGGTTCCGCAGAAAGTAACCCAGCCGAACCAAGCTGCGTATACAGCTGAAGATGTATGGAATCCTACTTATAACACATTGGACTTCCCTCTTGAACTATTGACCAATCTCAAACTGAACCGTAACAAAAAGAAACGGGCAGGCGAGCAGGGAATTACGTTCAATACGGTGTATTCAGAAACCGGTGAAGGCTATAAAGTCAGTATCATCGGTAACCCGAGCTTGTCGGAAGTAAAAACGATCATGATCGGTGTCCGCAACTACGGTTCCAACGATGTCAGAAGTGGTGAAATCTGGGTGAACGAGTTACGTCTGAGCGAGTTTAACGAAGAAGGCGGCTGGGCAGCCAATGCCAACCTCAACGTAGCCGTATCCGACCTGGCAACCGTGAATGTCGGCGGTCGTATCGAAACAGCCGGCTTCGGTGCCCTCGACCAGTCACTCGCCGAACGCCGCATCGACGACTTTACACAGTATAACGTGGCAGCTAACATCGAATGGGGTAAGTTCTTCCCGGAAAAGGCGAAGGTCAGCATACCGATGTACTATGCATACTCGAAAGATCAGACGAAAGCCAAATACAATCCGCTCGACCAGGATATCAAACTGAACGATGCCCTGGATGCTGTCGATACAAAGGCCGAAAAAGACTCCATCAAGAGTTTCGCTATCGACCAGACCGTTGTCAAGAGCATCTCGTTCAACAACGTAAGGGCAGACATCCGTAGCAAAACTCCGATGCCTTACGACCCGGCAAACTTCTCGATAGGCTATTCATTCAGTCAGACGAAAAGACAAAATTCGGAAACGGAGTATGAAACGACAAAGGATTACCGTGGTAACTTCGCTTACAACTACACACCGTATGCGAAGCCGTTCCGTCCGTTCCAAAAGATAAAGAAGAACAACGGATACACCCGTTATATCAAGCAGTTCAGCTTGAACTATCTGCCGTCGAATATCAGTTTCCAGACTGCCATGATGCGCAATTATAACGAGATGCAGCTGCGCGACCTGGAGAACACCGGATACAAACCGGAAGTAACTTTCAGCTCCGAGTTCTACTGGGACCGTGCTTTCAGTTTGCGCTGGGACTTCACGAATAACCTGAACATGACCTTCACCTCCGGAACGAACGCCCGGATCGAGGAGCCGTATGTACAGGTCAACAAGGAACTGGCTCCCGACCGATATCAGGTCTGGAAGGATTCCGTAAAGCAGAGCATTGCCGACCTGGGTACACCGCTGAAATATGACCAGACATTCAATGTTACCTGGAATATGCCTTTGCAATATATCCCGGTGATGGATTGGGTAAACAGTTCCATCACTTACAACGCACAGTACAACTGGGATCGTGGAGCCGTCACCGATACGGAGTATGAACTCGGTAACACGATTACCAACCAACGCCAGATAGACTGGCAGGGAAGCCTCAACTTCCAGTCACTTTACAACAAGAACAAATTCCTGAAGAAAGTGAATCAGAAGTTCTCCGCCACCCGTACTGCTGCCAAGAAGAAAGAAAAGAAAGAGATCAAGCTGGAGAAAGATATCCAGTTGAATATGGATAGCGGAACAGTCGTCCAGCACGGTATGTTTACCAAGAAGGTACGCATCACTGCCCGCGGAGCCGACGGCAAGGTCTATGCCATCAAATACAAGCCGATCAACTATGCACAGGTGATGATCCTGAACCAGGATACGGCACATCTGAAACTGACGATCAAGCCGGGTCCGAAAGCGACGGAGGACTTCCTCTACAAAGCAGCCGAACATGCCAGCCGCTTCCTGATGATGGTGCGCCGCGTCAACATCCAGTATGCGACTACTGCCGGTATGTCGGTGCCGGGCTTCTCCCCGATGATCGGCGATATCTTCGGACAGGGACGTTCACCGTTCGGTCTGACTCCGGGTCTTGGTTTTGCCTTCGGAGCCGTCAACCGCGACTTCCTTTACGATGCCAAAGACCGTGGCTGGCTGATCGAAAACACCAATAACATCAATCCGGCAGTCATGACCAGTGCCAAGAACCTGAACATACGGGCGAACCTGGAACCGATCACCGGACTGAAGATCGACCTGAATGCCAACCGTGTCGACACCCGCAGCACCGATATACAATATATGTATTCCGGCATGCCGGAACTGACCGGAGGTAACTTCACGATGACGACTATCGCATTGGGCAGTTTCTTCAAAGGTATCGGCAATGCTGAAAACAACTATTCTTCCAAATCGTTCGACAAGTTCATCGAGAACCGTGAGATCATAGCCCAACGACTGGAAAACCGGTATGCCGGAACAAACTATCCGTCCGGAGGATTCCTGGGGCAGAACGGATACGGAGGACAACCTTACAATCCGGGAAGCAACAACGAACAGGGCGTCAGCCGCAACTCCGGCGACGTATTGATCCCGGCTTTCCTGGCTGCTTATACAGGGAAAGACCCGAACAAGATTTCACATTCACCGTTCCCGGCTCTGCGCAGCATGTTGCCGAACTGGCGTATCACATACGACGGTCTGATCCGTATTCCTGCCATCAAGAAATACTTCAAGACGGTTATGCTGAGCCATCAATATCGTTGTACATATAACGTAGGTGCTTACGAAACCTATTCTACCTGGGTCGATGCCGGTTTGGGTGACAATCTCGGATTCATACAGAATGCTTCCGAAAAGCCGATCCCTTCTTCACCCTATTCCATCTCTTCTGTCAGCCTGACCGAAAGCTTCAGTCCGCTGCTGGGAGTGGATGCAACGATGTTGAACAATATAACGATCCGTGCGGACTATACGACTACACGCAATCTGAACCTGAACATATCGTCTTATCAGATCGTAGAGGCATTGTCCAACAAGTACACGATCGGATTGGGTTACAAGTTTGCCGAGTTCAACAAGATTCTGAAGATGAAGAAGACACGTGACTTTAGCAATGACCTGACCGTGCGCCTGGACTTCTCGTACAACAAGATGCAGTCATTGATCCGTAAGATCGAAGACAGCTTCACACAGGCCACCAGCGGTAACGTTGCCAAGACAATCCAGTTCTCTGCCGATTACGGACTGAGCCGTGCATTGACACTTCGTGCATTCTACGATCTGCAGATCAATGAGCCGCTGATCTCCAACGCTGCTTATCCGACAAGCAACTCCAACTACGGTGTTGCCCTCCGCTTCTCCCTGGCGCAGTAA
- a CDS encoding M48 family metallopeptidase — MEKKIYYNDLGTILLRTTPRATRYTLKISKGMITATMPEGGDEGRMLSFIEENRQKLLSALKKHPARPLLDETTQLQATTFRVEIFRTDRNNYYMTLKEGILRIACPAATCFESDKVQEILKDLLEKALRHEAKRLLPDRLMALAARYKFTCTGVRIMNSKTRWGSCSTRKTINLSLSLMLLPWHLIDYVLLHELCHTVEMNHSDRFWKLLNGITDNKALALRKELKEYHML, encoded by the coding sequence ATGGAAAAGAAGATATACTACAACGATCTGGGAACCATCCTTCTCCGTACTACCCCGCGAGCAACCCGTTATACGCTGAAAATATCAAAGGGAATGATCACCGCCACCATGCCGGAAGGCGGGGATGAAGGACGGATGCTGTCTTTTATCGAAGAGAACAGGCAGAAGCTTCTCTCGGCTTTGAAAAAGCATCCGGCACGCCCGTTGCTGGACGAGACGACGCAGTTGCAGGCAACTACTTTTCGCGTAGAAATATTCCGTACAGACCGTAACAATTATTATATGACCTTGAAGGAAGGGATACTTCGTATTGCTTGTCCGGCAGCAACCTGCTTCGAGTCCGATAAAGTTCAGGAGATTTTGAAGGATTTGTTGGAGAAAGCGCTTCGCCACGAGGCTAAACGATTACTTCCCGACCGCTTGATGGCACTCGCTGCCCGATATAAATTTACCTGTACAGGCGTACGGATCATGAACAGTAAGACCCGGTGGGGAAGTTGCAGCACGCGCAAAACAATCAATCTCTCCTTATCCCTGATGTTGCTCCCCTGGCATCTGATCGATTATGTCCTCCTTCACGAACTCTGCCATACGGTAGAGATGAACCATAGCGACCGCTTCTGGAAACTCCTGAACGGGATAACCGACAATAAGGCGCTCGCCTTACGGAAGGAGTTGAAAGAATACCACATGCTGTGA
- a CDS encoding SMP-30/gluconolactonase/LRE family protein — protein MKTRTMLLTIMSCLFIGITAQAQTPAARETTDLLPEGTFTNGIEGPATDKAGNLYAVNYGKEGTIGIVRPDGSHECFVTLPEGSTGNGIRFNKAGDMLVADYTGHNILKVDMKTKKISVYAHEPKMNQPNDIALAPNGNLYASDPDWPNKKGQLWLITPDGKVTLLESNMGTTNGIDVSPDGRKLYVNESAQLKVWVYDIKPDGTLSNKTLFHTFEGFGMDGIRCDVKGNLYLCRYEKGTVAFINPKGELIREIQLKGEKPSNITFGGPDNRRCFVTLQDRGCFETFTAEFPGRE, from the coding sequence ATGAAAACACGTACGATGCTTCTTACAATCATGAGTTGCCTGTTTATCGGAATAACAGCCCAGGCACAGACTCCCGCCGCGCGGGAAACGACCGACTTGTTGCCGGAAGGTACTTTCACCAACGGGATAGAAGGTCCTGCCACCGACAAAGCCGGCAACCTGTATGCCGTCAACTATGGAAAAGAGGGCACCATAGGCATTGTACGTCCGGACGGATCGCACGAATGCTTCGTGACACTTCCCGAAGGCTCTACGGGCAACGGCATCCGGTTCAACAAAGCCGGTGACATGCTGGTGGCTGATTATACCGGCCACAACATCCTGAAGGTCGACATGAAAACCAAGAAGATAAGCGTCTATGCCCACGAACCGAAGATGAACCAGCCCAACGATATCGCCCTGGCTCCCAACGGTAACCTGTATGCCAGCGATCCGGACTGGCCGAACAAGAAAGGACAGCTCTGGCTGATCACTCCCGACGGCAAAGTCACCTTGTTGGAAAGTAATATGGGGACGACCAACGGCATCGATGTCAGTCCCGACGGTCGGAAACTTTATGTGAACGAATCTGCACAGCTCAAAGTATGGGTGTATGACATCAAGCCGGACGGAACGCTCAGTAACAAGACACTTTTCCATACGTTCGAGGGCTTCGGTATGGATGGAATCCGTTGCGACGTAAAAGGGAACCTGTATCTCTGCCGTTACGAGAAAGGAACGGTAGCCTTTATAAATCCGAAAGGGGAACTGATCCGTGAAATACAACTGAAAGGAGAAAAACCGTCGAACATCACATTCGGAGGTCCTGACAACCGCCGTTGCTTCGTCACGCTGCAAGACCGCGGATGTTTCGAGACTTTCACGGCGGAGTTCCCGGGCAGGGAGTAG